The proteins below are encoded in one region of Helianthus annuus cultivar XRQ/B chromosome 2, HanXRQr2.0-SUNRISE, whole genome shotgun sequence:
- the LOC110893343 gene encoding aspartate and glycine-rich protein-like has product MGTLPKCDVCQYHHAGQCRVRKCESCGKVGHLKETCWAGTGRGNGGQRGCGGGNGNNNRGGNGYGNRPQGGIGGNGNRGGFGNQTGSGNHGDINNQGGNGNGNGRGPGCFNRGDVGHFKRECPKLNQAQGRVFNIGAREARQDPNVVTVLYP; this is encoded by the exons atgggcactctgcccaaatgTGATGTGTGCCAGTACCATCATGCCGGCCAGTGCAGAGTTAGGAAATGTGAATCTTGTGGAAAGGTTGGCCATTTGAAGGAGACATGTTGGGCGGGTACTGGTCGTGGTAATGGTGGTCAAAGAGGTTGTGGCGGCGGGAATGGAAACAATAACCGTGGTGGAAATGGGTATGGAAACCGCCCTCAAGGAGGAATTGGCGGTAATGGAAATCGTGGTGGTTTTGGAAATCAAACTGGTAGTGGAAACCATGGAGACATTAACAATCAAGGTGGTAACGGAAATGGTAATGGTCGGGGACCAGGTTGTTTTAACCGTGGAGATGTGgggcatttcaagcgagaatgcccAAAGCTCAATCAAGCTCAAGGAAGGGTATTCAACATCGGAGCTAGGGAAGCTCGCCAGGATCCGAACgtagttactg TTTTGTAtccctag